From the Pirellulales bacterium genome, the window GTCACTCTGCGCCAGTGCCACGAGCGCCCCATAAACGATTCCCGCCACCGACAACGCCAGCAGCCAGGGCATGCAAGCGATCGCGGCATCTGGAAGCATGGGCAGGCTGAAGCGGACGAACCCATAGGCGCCCACCTTGAGCAGAATGCCGGCCAACAGCACGCTTCCCGCGGTGGGTGCTTGCGTATGGGCAAGCGGCAGCCAGGTGTGTAGCGGAAACAGCGGCACCTTGATGGCAAAGCCGGCAAACAGCGCCAAGAAAATCCACCACTGCAAATCGGGACGGATCGGATGACTGGCCAACGCTTCGGATACGCCCGCAAACGAAAAATCGAGAACGCCAGCGGCGCCGTGATAGAAATTCCAGAGCACGATCGACAATAGCCCTAAGAACGTCAACACGCTGCCGGCGAATGTGAACAAGAAAAACTTGACGGCGGCATAGCGCCGTTCTTCGTGGCCCCACATGCCGATCAGGAAAAACAGCGGGATCAGCGTGAACTCGAAGAAGACATAAAACATGATCAAGTCACGGGCGACGAACACGCCCAACATGCCGGTCTCCAGCAGCAGCAAAAGCGCGTAGAAGGTCGGGGCGCGATCCTCGATCGCTTCCCAACTCACTAGCACGCAGGTCAGAGTCAGTAGAGCGCTAAGGCCGAACAGCCACACGCTCAGCCCATCGAGCGCCAG encodes:
- a CDS encoding NADH-quinone oxidoreductase subunit M; amino-acid sequence: MNGLLTTVLLPLVGIALIWVFDASRNAARWIALLTSLVTLAAAAWLLNAFVSDLGAESLVAFDRPWIDSYGVEVRFALALDGLSVWLFGLSALLTLTCVLVSWEAIEDRAPTFYALLLLLETGMLGVFVARDLIMFYVFFEFTLIPLFFLIGMWGHEERRYAAVKFFLFTFAGSVLTFLGLLSIVLWNFYHGAAGVLDFSFAGVSEALASHPIRPDLQWWIFLALFAGFAIKVPLFPLHTWLPLAHTQAPTAGSVLLAGILLKVGAYGFVRFSLPMLPDAAIACMPWLLALSVAGIVYGALVALAQSD